From the Saccharomycodes ludwigii strain NBRC 1722 chromosome I, whole genome shotgun sequence genome, one window contains:
- a CDS encoding uncharacterized protein (similar to Saccharomyces cerevisiae YOL140W | ARG8 | ARGinine requiring) — MHLDEVMCGTGRSNPNGGLNCWENFMPLNQGPDLQSVGKALGSGYVTIAGVLISPKVKDAYVNGSNSVVGSHTYASHAFNCSVALGIQKKIIEKGLTKNIFKMGNLMGETLKKKLLANDNIVGDVRGIGGFWSLEFVRDRKGKISFAPKLDVGHRFQAVCFENGINVMGMTGTYDYTTGEGDVALLAPSFIITENDVEEIVERVVKSVDELTAVLKREGEF, encoded by the coding sequence ATGCACTTGGATGAAGTCATGTGTGGCACTGGTAGATCGAATCCAAACGGTGGATTGAATTGCTGGGAAAACTTCATGCCATTGAACCAAGGTCCAGATTTGCAATCAGTTGGTAAGGCTTTGGGATCTGGCTATGTCACTATTGCTGGTGTTTTGATCAGTCCAAAGGTTAAAGATGCATATGTTAATGGCAGTAACAGCGTCGTTGGTTCACACACCTATGCCTCCCATGCATTTAACTGTAGTGTTGCGTTAGgtatccaaaaaaaaatcattgaaAAAGGTTTGACTAAGAACATCTTCAAAATGGGCAACTTGATGGGTGAAACTTTGAAGAAGAAGTTACTAGCTAACGATAACATTGTTGGTGATGTCAGAGGTATTGGTGGGTTTTGGTCGTTGGAATTTGTTAGGGACAGAAAGGGAAAGATTAGCTTTGCTCCCAAATTAGATGTTGGCCACAGATTTCAAGCTGTGTGTTTTGAAAATGGCATAAATGTCATGGGTATGACTGGCACCTATGATTATACTACAGGGGAAGGTGATGTTGCACTGTTGGCGCCATCATTTATCATTACTGAGAACGATGTCGAGGAAATTGTTGAGAGAGTTGTTAAATCAGTCGATGAGTTGACTGCTGTTTTGAAAAGGGAAGGTGAATTTTAA